Proteins from a genomic interval of Aquabacterium sp. J223:
- the rplD gene encoding 50S ribosomal protein L4 yields MQLELLNEQGQATSKVDAPDTVFARDYNEALVHQVVVAYQANARQGTRAQKDRQAVKHSTKKPWRQKGTGRARAGMTSSPLWRGGGRIFPNSPDENFSHKVNKKMYRAGMAAIFSQLAREGRLAVVDSFAVDAPKTKLLAQKFKQMGLESVMVIADQVDDNLLLASRNLANVLVVEPRYADPLSLVFYKKVLVTKGAIEQLKEMFA; encoded by the coding sequence ATGCAACTCGAGCTCCTGAACGAACAAGGCCAAGCCACCTCGAAGGTCGACGCACCGGACACCGTGTTCGCGCGCGACTACAACGAGGCCCTGGTGCACCAGGTCGTCGTGGCCTACCAGGCCAATGCGCGGCAGGGCACCCGTGCCCAAAAGGACCGTCAGGCCGTCAAGCACAGCACGAAGAAGCCGTGGCGCCAGAAGGGCACCGGCCGCGCCCGTGCCGGCATGACCTCCTCGCCGCTGTGGCGTGGGGGCGGTCGCATCTTCCCGAACAGCCCCGACGAGAACTTCAGCCACAAGGTCAACAAGAAGATGTACCGCGCCGGCATGGCCGCCATCTTCTCGCAGCTGGCCCGCGAAGGCCGTCTGGCGGTGGTCGACAGCTTCGCGGTCGACGCGCCCAAGACCAAGCTGCTGGCGCAGAAGTTCAAGCAGATGGGCCTGGAGTCGGTGATGGTCATCGCCGACCAGGTGGACGACAACCTGCTGCTGGCCTCGCGCAACCTGGCCAACGTGCTGGTGGTCGAGCCGCGTTACGCCGATCCGCTGTCGCTGGTCTTCTACAAGAAGGTGCTGGTGACCAAGGGCGCGATCGAACAGCTCAAGGAGATGTTCGCATGA
- the rplW gene encoding 50S ribosomal protein L23, giving the protein MSTSQPKFDQGRLAQVLVAPIVSEKATTIGEKHNQVLFKVLRNATKPEIKAAVELMFKVEVDSVQTVNQKGKVKRFGKTTGRRDHVKKAYVSLKPGQELNFSGEAA; this is encoded by the coding sequence ATGAGCACCTCGCAACCGAAATTCGACCAAGGCCGTCTGGCCCAGGTGCTGGTCGCCCCTATCGTCTCCGAGAAGGCGACGACCATCGGCGAAAAGCACAACCAGGTGCTCTTCAAGGTCCTGCGCAACGCCACCAAGCCCGAGATCAAGGCCGCCGTTGAACTGATGTTCAAGGTGGAGGTGGACTCGGTGCAGACCGTGAACCAGAAGGGCAAGGTCAAGCGCTTCGGCAAGACCACGGGCCGGCGCGACCACGTCAAGAAGGCGTACGTGTCGCTCAAGCCGGGCCAGGAGCTCAACTTCTCCGGGGAGGCCGCTTAA
- the rplB gene encoding 50S ribosomal protein L2 → MAVIKVKPTSPGRRAVVKVVHKHLHKGAPEASLLEPQKQNSGRNNNGHITIRHKGGGHKHHYRVVDFRRNKDGIPAKVERIEYDPNRTAHIALVCYADGERRYIIAPRGLEVGSTVQSGSDAPIKAGNTLPIRNIPVGSTIHCVEMLPGKGAQMVRSAGAGAVLMAREGAYAQVRLRSGEVRRVHIDCRATIGEVSNEEHSLRQYGKAGAIRWKGIRPTVRGVAMNPVDHPHGGGEGRTGEGQVPVSPWNTPTKGYRTRSNKRTQTFIVSRRKK, encoded by the coding sequence ATGGCCGTCATCAAAGTCAAGCCGACTTCGCCGGGCCGCCGTGCCGTGGTGAAGGTGGTGCACAAGCACCTGCACAAGGGTGCGCCGGAAGCTTCGCTGCTGGAGCCGCAGAAGCAGAACTCCGGGCGCAACAACAACGGCCACATCACCATCCGCCACAAGGGCGGCGGGCACAAGCACCACTACCGCGTGGTCGACTTCCGCCGCAACAAGGACGGCATCCCGGCGAAGGTCGAGCGCATCGAGTACGACCCGAACCGCACGGCGCACATCGCGCTGGTGTGCTACGCCGACGGCGAGCGCCGCTACATCATCGCCCCGCGCGGCCTGGAAGTCGGCTCGACCGTCCAGAGCGGCTCGGACGCGCCGATCAAGGCCGGCAACACGCTGCCCATCCGCAACATCCCGGTCGGCTCGACCATCCACTGCGTGGAGATGCTGCCCGGCAAGGGCGCGCAGATGGTCCGCTCGGCCGGCGCGGGTGCGGTGCTGATGGCGCGTGAAGGCGCCTACGCGCAGGTCCGCCTGCGCTCGGGCGAGGTGCGCCGGGTGCACATCGACTGCCGCGCCACCATCGGCGAGGTGTCGAACGAGGAGCACAGCCTGCGCCAGTACGGCAAGGCCGGCGCCATCCGCTGGAAGGGCATCCGCCCGACCGTGCGCGGTGTGGCGATGAACCCGGTGGACCACCCGCACGGCGGCGGCGAAGGCCGCACCGGCGAGGGCCAGGTGCCGGTGTCGCCGTGGAACACGCCGACCAAGGGCTACCGCACCCGCAGCAACAAGCGCACGCAGACGTTCATCGTCTCGCGTCGCAAGAAATAA
- the rpsS gene encoding 30S ribosomal protein S19: protein MTRSLKKGPFVDHHLMAKVEKASANKDKKPIKTWSRRSTILPEFIGLTIAVHNGKQHVPVYVSDQMVGHKLGEFALTRTFKGHPADKKAKR from the coding sequence ATGACCCGTTCGCTGAAGAAGGGCCCCTTCGTCGACCACCACCTGATGGCCAAGGTCGAGAAGGCGTCCGCCAACAAGGACAAGAAGCCGATCAAGACCTGGTCGCGCCGCTCGACGATCCTGCCCGAGTTCATCGGTCTGACGATCGCCGTGCACAACGGCAAGCAGCACGTGCCGGTGTACGTGTCCGACCAGATGGTCGGACACAAGCTGGGCGAGTTCGCGCTGACCCGCACCTTCAAGGGCCACCCGGCCGACAAGAAGGCGAAGAGGTAA
- the rplV gene encoding 50S ribosomal protein L22, which produces METKASVRGVRLSVDKGRLVADLIRGKKVDQALNILNFTQKKAALIVRKALESAIANAEHNDGADIDELKVTSIYVEQGATLKRFSARAKGRGNRISKPTCHIYVTVGN; this is translated from the coding sequence ATGGAAACCAAAGCAAGCGTGCGCGGTGTCCGCCTGTCGGTCGACAAGGGCCGCCTGGTGGCCGACCTGATCCGCGGCAAGAAGGTGGACCAGGCGCTGAACATCCTGAACTTCACCCAGAAGAAGGCCGCCCTCATCGTCCGCAAGGCGCTGGAGTCGGCGATCGCCAATGCCGAGCACAACGACGGTGCCGACATCGACGAGCTGAAGGTGACCTCGATCTACGTGGAGCAGGGCGCCACGCTGAAGCGGTTCTCCGCCCGGGCCAAGGGCCGCGGCAACCGCATCAGCAAGCCGACCTGCCACATCTACGTGACCGTGGGCAACTAA